The following coding sequences lie in one Arthrobacter sp. SLBN-122 genomic window:
- a CDS encoding AAA family ATPase gives MTMTIEQAEWFADTFEKLVANVGQAVLGKEHVIRLTFTAMLAEGHVLFEDAPGTGKTSLARALAATVQGSNNRIQFTPDLLPSDVTGVTIYDQKTQKFEFHKGPIFNNIVLADEINRASPKTQSALLEVMEESRVTVDGVTYSAGRPFMVMATQNPIEQAGTYRLPEAQLDRFLLKTSIGYPDHASTVRLLGGSNLKDRSKELSAVITTQAVADMADLAATAHVDTAVLEYISRLCEETRNAPETRLGVSVRGALAMVRAAKVWAASQSRNFVLPDDIKELAPVVWTHRFVMDPEAEFSGATAEAVLTRILADVAAPQQRTNA, from the coding sequence ATGACCATGACCATCGAGCAGGCCGAGTGGTTTGCCGACACATTCGAAAAGCTGGTTGCCAACGTGGGGCAGGCGGTGCTGGGCAAGGAACACGTCATCCGGCTGACCTTCACCGCGATGCTGGCCGAAGGGCATGTCCTGTTCGAGGACGCCCCGGGCACAGGCAAAACCTCCCTGGCCCGTGCTCTGGCCGCCACCGTGCAGGGCTCCAACAACCGCATCCAGTTCACCCCGGACCTGCTGCCGTCGGACGTGACCGGTGTGACCATCTACGACCAGAAGACGCAGAAGTTCGAGTTCCATAAGGGCCCGATCTTCAACAACATCGTCCTGGCCGATGAAATCAACCGCGCCTCGCCGAAGACCCAGTCGGCGCTGCTGGAGGTCATGGAGGAGTCCCGGGTGACGGTGGACGGCGTCACGTATTCCGCCGGCCGGCCCTTCATGGTGATGGCCACGCAGAACCCCATCGAGCAGGCCGGAACTTACCGCCTTCCCGAGGCGCAGCTGGACCGCTTCCTGCTCAAGACCTCCATCGGCTACCCGGACCATGCATCCACCGTCCGGCTCCTGGGCGGCAGCAACCTGAAGGACCGCTCCAAGGAACTCTCCGCCGTCATCACCACGCAGGCAGTGGCCGACATGGCGGACCTCGCCGCGACGGCGCACGTCGACACCGCGGTCCTGGAGTACATCTCCCGCCTGTGCGAAGAGACCCGCAATGCCCCGGAAACCCGGCTCGGCGTCTCGGTCCGCGGCGCCCTGGCCATGGTGCGCGCCGCCAAGGTCTGGGCTGCCTCCCAGAGCCGGAACTTCGTCCTGCCGGACGACATCAAGGAACTGGCCCCTGTGGTGTGGACCCACCGGTTCGTCATGGATCCCGAAGCCGAGTTCTCCGGCGCCACCGCCGAGGCCGTGCTCACCAGAATCCTGGCCGATGTCGCGGCCCCGCAGCAGCGCACCAACGCCTGA